TTCTCAACTCGTTGCTGTACCCTGCAATGGAAGCAATGCAGAAGCTGAGATTGATTGCTCTGACAAATTCAGTGGCGAAGCACATAGGGAGAAACTATCTGAAGACTGTATGTGATCTATTCAGTTATATACTCGTTATCATACCCTCAAAGCATCTCATCAATTAATCTGAACCACCCTTGCAGATGATGTCAAAGAAGTACCTGACAGAACTTCATGCAACACTGCTGGACTCGGAGGCTCATCTGTCATAGAAGATATGAATGTGACTTCTGTGAAAAGACGTGCGGAGAGTTCTCAAGAAGGTGGGGATATTAAAGAAATGATACACGCTCTAGTGTGCTTAGTTGGTTGAATATAATTTAGAAATAGTTATCTGTCTATTTGCGTCCAGATACTGAATTCAATGTTTTTGTGAATATCATGCTTTTGGGACACTTGAACAAAAGTAACTAAATTTGTTCATTTGGTGAATTAGAGGGAGAAAGGAGATCTGCAGTCAATGATGGTGTTTGTGTTGCTGGTAGAAGAAAAAGGGGTCCAAATAAGAGAGTGAAGGGTTCTGAGTCATTGAACACAAAACCCTCGGAGCATGTGGACCATGTGATCATGAACCTACCAGCTTCTGCTCTGGAGTTTCTTGGTAAATCTACTATGACCATATCTCCCTTCAACATCATGTCTTTGAACTGAGGTCAACATTATATGCTTGTCAGCTGTCTTTATCCAAGTTTATTGGATGTCTCTTTCTAATAAAATACTATATGTAGATCATAGTGCAAGAATCCAATACAATTTTGACAGGGTTTTAAGCATAAGTGGCAGTAATTTGACCTTGTGTCTTAATTTTAGAATCCAACCAATTTTGCAACCGACATAATAAGGAAATGTATAAGTTTGCTTCTAATAGCGCCAACTTTAGGTCAAAGTCTTGCAAAATGTTCACTTTTTGGAGATAGGTCATTGAACTGGTGCTCAAATGTCAGAAACGATCTTAATCTCTGTAACAAAAAGGGGAAGTAAAAAGTATTTCAGACTATATACATTTGCTGTTCATCAGTTCATGCCATGATGCATTTACCATGTTAATGAAGGTAATATAGTTTGTGATGCTAACTATGTCAGTCAAATCCATTTGTTGTACTTACATGCTCTATTTCAACTAAGTTACATACTATGATAAAAATAGAACTGATATTACTCTAAACCCTATAGCAGGTTATAGCTGTGTTTTATGGGTGATTTTTCTGTTTAGTACCTTGTGTTTTCTGGAGTTCGTGATCTTTTAAAACCTGTTAAACAGAACTTCTTGTCTTTCATCAGGCACTGATATTTGCTAACGTATTTTTATACCAAGGCAATTGATAGTTTCTTTTCTTTCCCTAGATGCCTTTAGAGGCCTTATTAGAAGGAGATACTGGAAGGGATCTCTACCCTGGATTCACTGCTATTGCTTCATACGGGCAAGTGAAACGGAAGACTACATAATCTCGGTAATACCTAGTTCAACAGCTAGTTTGTTCTATTTCGACTTTCCATATCAGTTTGACAGGGTTAATGCTTAAAAGCAGCATCTGAAATTCAGAATTGGTGGCATGTCTCTTTCTCTCTTAATTTTCAGTTAGGAAAATAAATGAAGTCAAGTGACTATCATCATTGTTAAACCAAAACCTTTTCAATTTTGGGGCGGATGAAAGCCATTCTCTTACATTTCAATTTGCTGACCACCACAGGATTATTTGAAATCTACCCAGTGTCGTTGATAATATTATGAAACAAGTGCGTGACATAAACAATGATGTGCAATTTTAGTAGCAAAACCAAAATATCCAAGTTCCCCGGGCATGTCAATGATTTAGTAAATTACAGGTGTAGTTATATAATTTGTggttgttgatgatttatgcACTTGGTTTTATTGTTTACCATGTCGTTGAATAACTAGATTAGCTAAATCCGTGAAGCATGCTGTAGCTTGCATAGTATTCAATATCTCGACATAGTGTATCACAGGTCAAGTTGATTATTAATGCTCTCAGTTATTACTTTACTAGGCCATCTGGTCCTACTAGTGTTACTAAATCTACCTTCAACGTACTTATTCCCATCTTATATTTACTTCGGCTAGTCTACATTCTATTGTATGGTCTTCTCAATTTGTTGACTTGCAGGTGGCCGAGTCTGCCCTAGGAGCCAAAGTCCAAAACCCTGTATTTCACAGGGTTAGAGATGTTGCTCCAAATAAGGTACACGTTTGATAGACTACTCCACTTTTTGGAGCGTCAGCATTCATTTTGTTAACTTTTTATGGGTATATTCTTGTGCGTTTATGCCCCTGAGCTTATTCTATTTCATATCTTATGCAGGCTATGTTTTGTTTAAGCTTCAGATTACCAGAAGAAACATGCACTGATGACTAGGGTAAACAACGATCCTCTTCAAGGCGAGAATCATGAAAACTAAATGAATCTTCGTAGCTGGATTCCTGTAAACCggaattgttttttttgtaaaatgcTTAACCTTTAAAGTGTTATCCTATGAAATCCATCTTTTATACTTCTTGCAATAGGAGTCTGTGTGAACTCAGCCCCTCTTATGACGTTGGTATCGGAACTTCAGCTGACGTTATATGTTCAAGGGAAGTCACCAACCTCCATGATAGTTATCGCTTATGGACAACACAGTCAATACTTGTGGATGTTGACGGAGGAATTATATCTTTTGCAAGATGTATATCTGCTTGAATAGGAATTGCACCAGAGTCTTGAACCaactttttcttgaaaatcaaaAGCTACAAAAAGCTTGTAACTTTTGATGAAAAAGCAAGTGTAAACAACAATGAGAAAGGTTGCATAAACCTTGAAACACGTAGATTTTGGTTGGAAAGCAGGGTACTGTCGATGATTCTTTTCAATATCATGAGTCAATTACCTCTTCAACTTTTTCTGGGGTCATATCTTTTCtctaaactttattttattttgccccACTAAGTCACACATTTGTCAtcattttatgttaaaaaaacaCACCAGGTGATCGATTCTTATCATCTGTTCTAGTCTTGGTGGATACAGTTATCCGATAATTGTTGCTGGTGGGATGTGACAGGTGATCGATTCTTCTCATCTGTCCTAGTCCTTGTCCTAGTCTTGGTGGATACAGTTATCCGATAATTGTTGCTGGTGGGATGTGACAGGTGATCGATTCTTCTCATCTGTCCTAGTCCTTATTGTTAACACTTGCTTATGTCTCAAGTATGCTAAATTCCACTTTGAttgttatatgaaataataCATTATACAAAGCAATATAAAACTAAACAAAGCACATAAGCAAAGACTAACAAACTAAAGTTTTGAATGATATAATCTTCATTGATATAAAGTTTAGATTCTTATCAAATTCTTCTCTTTCCCCTCCATTGTCCctctaaaaagggaaaaaagtaatataaaatactactattaaaagaaaaagaagtatatTTTTCAATCTTATAACTTTTGGAAGTGTAAGATGGCTTTTTCCCCTGGCTACTAATTTAGATATGGATTTTCTGTCATGACATCTTGTCATTCTCTTATCTTGCTTCTGTCTTCTCTTTTCATCCTTCTCATTGGTCTTTCTTCACTAAGAACGTCTCGAGagatcttcatcttcatcttcatcctcATAAGTaaatgatgacgatgatgagtGGTGTAGGTTGTAGGCATATATTGATACTTGGAATTGTAACTTTAGTGTTTATAACAATGGCGCGGAGATGTTTGAGTGTGGGAGTGAACTGGGGTACTATGGCATCTCATCAGTTAGCAGCAGAGAGTGTAGTGAAGATGCTTAAAGAAAATGGATTTGATAAAGTGAAATTATTTGAAGCAGATGACCAGATTTTGAGTGCTTTAATAGGTAGTGATATTGAAGTGATGCTTGCAATTCCTAATTATATGTTACAAGATATGAGTACTGACCCTGGAATGGCAGCTTCTTGGGTTGATGCTAATGTTTCTGCTTATGCTTACACTCATGGAGTCAAAATCAGGTTAATTTGAGTCCAACATATGTTTCACTTCTTGCATGGAGATAtatactcaattttttttttaactttctttAGAGTGCATCGTTCACGTGAACCTATAGACCCCTCTCATGACTTGTCCTCTTCTTAGTTGTTTTCATCACGTGAACCTAAAAGTACGAAAATATGTAACTAATATCGTTTACTTCAAATACAATTACTCCCTCTGTcacattttatgtgacacttttcgtTTTTCTAGAGTCAAACAGTTTAACTTCGACCGGACATTTGCGTATggaatcttcaaattttttgaaatgaaatttatatatttataaactacgtaaagagtactataagtcataatagttaataattcaaaatgttaaaaggatctatgaaaaacttacggtcaaagatagacttgtttgaatctcgaaatgCGAAAAGTGAggcataaaatgggacggagggagtaatattaagggtaaaatggcgCTTTGGTCGATTGTTCTGAAAAAACTTTATGATGACAACTGTAATGAGTTGGAAGAACATTACGTATAGCTTCACCATTTATTGTGGCATACTTTTACACTTAGGAGCCAACTTATAGGAATTAGactactttttttatttttgtgtgtgttagcccatgaatattgataaaattttagATATGCCCTCGGCCAATCAACTGACCTACTTAGATTCCTCGCgattttttgttaataatgCAGGTATGTAGCAGTAGGAAATGAGCCTTTTCTTCAAACATACAATGGAACTTATCTACATTCCACTTTTCCAGCTCTGAGAAATGTTCAGGAAGCTATCAACCATGCTGGATTAGGGCCAGAGGTGAAAGCAGTTGTTCCTTTAAACGCGGACATTTACTACTCCCCTGACTCGAATCCTATCCCTTCAGCAGGCGATTTCAGGCCAGAAATACGCGATTTAGCTATTCAAATTGTTCAATATCTCGACTCAAATGATGCTCCTTTCGTGGTAAACATTTACCCTTTCCTCAGTCTCTATGCAAACAATTACTTCCCATTCGAGTATGCCTTCTTTAATGGTTCAAACAAGCCTATGAAAGATGGCGATTATCTTTACACCAACGTGTTTGATGCCAATTTCGATACTCTTGCTTGGTCTTTGAAGAAAGCTGGATTTCCCAACATGAAAATCATAGTCGGAGAAGTAGGATGGCCAACAGATGGAGACAAACACGCGAATATTGAAAATGCAAAGAGATTCAACCAAGGGTTGATTCAACACGCTTTAAGTGGAGAAGGAACCCCTACAAGGAAGGGGAAAATCGACGTTTACTTGTTCAGCTTGATTGATGAGAATACTAAAAGCATTGCTCCAGGTAACTTTGAGAGGCATTGGGGAATCTACGAGTTTGATGGTAAGCCTAAATATGAGCTAGCTATAGATTTATCTGAAAAACCACTCGCTGCAGTAGAAGGCGTAACATATATGCATAAAAGATGGTGTGTACTGAAGCCACACTTACCAAAAGATGCACAAATTTACTTGGCAAAGAGTGTTGAATACGCGTGTAGTCGTTCTGATTGTACTGCATTGAGCTATGGTTCTTCTTGTAATCATCTGAGTGAACAAGGAAATACTTCATATGCTTTCAATATGTATTATCAATTCAATAACCAGAACAGTTTGGACTGTGATTTTCAAGGCTTGGCTATGGTAACTCATAACGATCCATCCGACGACAAGTGCCATTTCCCTCTCATGATTACTGATGGTCCTAAAGTTATGTTGTTGCACAAGAACTTAGTGTACATCATACTGGCTGTTCTACAAGGATTTCTAGTAGTTTTGTTGCTTGTTTCTTAGATAAGTCatgatgattttgatgtaattaaCTAGTAGCAGAATATAGGTCTTTTTTACAGCATTGATATTCTATCCATTCATATTCCTAACACACCCTTAACTTGACGTCAACTGACAGTTACTACGTTACTACTTCTTGTAAAGCCAAAATTCATTGCAACATTCAGGGAATAATTTAAGTATACGGAGATTTTTTTGTCACCTTAGTGGTTGAATGAGGGATTGGCTTTGAAGAAAACACATTGGAATAAGTAGCCAAGATTGAGTTAGATGTGTGTTTTTCAATTGGTTTTGAAGAAAGATTTCGTTTAATTGAGCTCTTAAGAGCTAACCGATCCCAACTTGGTTGTGACTGACTCGTAGTTATTGGTGAGGTTTTTGGAGCCAAATGTGAAGGAAGAGAAACAAAGTTGCAAAGATGGAaagattgtaattttttttccatttttgctTTACTATAAAGTTTATTGTAACGGTTATATTGCACTTTTGTGTTATATTTATCAAGAAGTAGGTGTCGACCAAGTCTAGATTAAACTCCCTTGAAATTTAATGAAGTTATTAATTAACTTTACCGTTCATTAAGAAATGTACAATTATAAATGTTTAAAAGAGTCTTTTGTCATGAAATAAGTTACAAATGGACACCAATAATTAATATTCTCTCTGAACCAATTTATATGACCTAATTTAactagatttaaaaaaaaaaaaagaacgatTTTTGAcagtattttaaaataaatcatagatATTTGTGTAGCTATAAATCATAAAACcgaaattttaaagttaaattgttatcAAATACAAATATGTCTTTCTTTGTTTGACTGACTAAAAAAGGAAATTGTATCGTATAGAAATGCgacatttttttatatcttcccATCATAATATCCCACAAGTTACGTCATAATAAGGACAAAAACTAAAGACCAACTCATTTAATGAGCAAATTGTGCAATTAATCTAagaaaattgaacttaaagaaaaggttaaataaataaataaaaagatcaCTGATTATCCAACAAAACGTATCTATAGAACACTTTTTGTAAGTTCTAAGTCATGGATTATCCAACACATTAATAAGTAAAACAGGAATTAATAGCTTGTTCCTCTACAATACTACAAAAAAGTTTTACTTTGGGAATAAGTGTCTTGGTCTTTCTCTTCCAGAAATGCAAGGGAAAAGTACCTAAGAGATAGAATTAAGCTTTGTATTCAAAGCTTTTGTTACCTTTTTGAGGGAAATGGTTGCTTACACAACAACGTCTACACGTTCAAACTCAATCAAGGACATGTTAATATCTTGCTCCAACAAGAAACTGGCTGGTGCACCAATTTCAATACGTCCAAATCTGTCAACAGCAAGTCTCATCGATCCTTTGAACATGTCAACTTTAGCTTTTGTCAGCGCTAGTGTTGAACCTTCTTGAATTAAATCCACTAGACAAAAGACAATCCAAATTTAAGGCGTCTTCGATGAATAACTAAAGCAAATCTTGAATTCTATGCGAGAAAGTTGGAGTAAGAAATGTCCCTAACAGTCtgattaaagttaaaaaaaaagaagttcaaaCTGAATTACAGAACTTGAGAAATGGACAAGGACAACAAGAGAATAGTTGAAAATCCTTGTAAATAAAGCAAATAACGATATCAAACAACAAACATTAAAGGCAATTAGACAGCAAGTTCGGAAGTCAACAATCTTATAGACTTACCCTCTATCCTTCCATTCTTTTCTGGCTAAATTTTAGGGACTTATCAGTTCAAGTCATTTCCTGTGGATAAATTTAATAGACCAAGTTTCCTTGTCCTTTAatcattttctttctatttcatttaACTGTGAACTGGAAATGCCAGGTAGGgtttttgaaattaaagaacTTAATCATGTCTATGTCACCTTGATGCTTCAACTAGGCAAGCATCTCGACATCAGAAATAAAACGATAAGAAAGTTCTCTGAGATCAGTGATGAATCTGGTAATTTAGATAACATTTATTGAAGCTCTTAAACATGACTAGCAGTCAGAAAATTACTATGATAATCGGCTAATAAGAGGAAAATTACAGTTAAAGAGGTAGGAATATTGAAGTATGTAAGAGATTTCAGTAGCTCATACTTATGCGACTTGTCTGTTACTTAGGTTTAGGGTAGTTGGTCTTTTCTGTTTCTTCAGTACAACACTGTCTAGAAACCACTTTCCCAGTACCAAATTTGAGAGAAAGAAAGTAAAGTCAATTGAATCGTTTTAATAAGCATGGTGTCCGGGCCAACTTGCTtacacctcgactaattccaaAGACCTTCCATCAATACAAGAACAAGTCATTCTCCGGCAAGGCTGGACAAATGGGAAGAAGCACCTTATGTTTTTGCATCTGCTAGGATTTTGCACTTAGCTAGACATCGTATTGAAGTGAGGTGGCTGAAATGGAAGCTTGGAACCGGTATCTTGTGTGATAAGAATGTGTCACCGAGCTAAGTTTTATGAAGTGGTAGTCAGACAAACTATGTTGTATGACAGAGTGTTGGTCAGTCAAGAACTCGCACGACAAAAATATGAGATTAGCAAAAATGAGGATGTCGAGATGGATGTATGAGTATACTAGGTGAGATAGGATCAGTAGCAAAACTATTCAGCACAAGGTGGGAGTAACCTTTGTGACAGACAAGATACAGGAGACGAGGCTGAGATGGTAGGGGTAAGGCTGCTTACACACCTCCCTACCCAGATCCCACTTATGGGATTACCTTGGGTATGTTGTTGGGATTATTGAACTTAATGCCGAAGCATGTAACTACCACAACACTCCAACATGCATCTACATTAAAACCTAAGTTTCTAGACGCGGTATATTTCCACTCATTCACTCTCTTCCTATTACTCCCTCTTTGAGTTTGGCACAGATCTATAAGCTTCTAAAGCACCATATTCCCCTTCCTAAATCGATAAAAATTCCACCCTGCACTTGTCAAAAAAAACCACTTCGATTTATCTTTTTGGCAACTGACGTGAGCTTTACAATCCGAGGACGAACTAAACAATTCATTCCCTTCTCAGCATCCTACTCTTCCAAAAACACATCCACAAACCTTAGATGATAGACATTAAAGACTCAATATTTCCCAATCCAGAAGTTATTCAATACATACAACAGAAGTCAAACTCATAACATCAACAAAAAACAGGAAAGTCATCAATATTAGTGCCCTTTGACATCAATGCTGAAATCTTAATAACATAAATCCAATCCTAACAATAAAAACTCCATATTTTCTCAATCCAAACACTAATTTCTTTCTTAATAACATCTGTAATCAGTGAGCAAAGTTCGaaatcaatcaaaacaaaattacCTTGATCATTGCGGGCAGTGAAGATAATAATTCCAGTTTCATCACCAACCAAACATTCAGCAATACGATTTCTCTGTGCAATTAGCTTCTTACTAATCACCTTCACAGTTATATTAACCCCAAAATCTAACGGACGAAGCTGATTCACTTTTTTAGATCCCACTTTCTGCTTCTTCTGCTCTGCCATTCTTACCTGCGATTTTTAAGAACCCATTCGATtcacagaaaaaaaaagaagaagcaaaattgacaaaaattttcagatttaagGCAGATATAGTACAGTACGAGAGAGAAAAAAGGAAACCTGAAATTCGATTTCGCCGGAGAAAGAGATCGCCGGGAGATTCGCCGGTCAACGGAGATTTTGTTCAACTCAAGttgaaataaaaggaaattataCAAGTCTTggggaaaaaatataaattggatatatattatttacttaaataatatattatattacctaatttataaattattatactcTTATCGAAAATACTAATTTATAAATTAGGTATAATGCATTTTTAACATTGCTAAtaggagagaaaaataaaggataattgtaatatatttttaattcaatatatcATTCATAATATAgacatttttaatgtatatcgggaatatattattaaaatatttataatacaaatatattataagtaatAGATGTAAATTTCAAATGTTCAAGCACAATTTAGATCAGTTTACGACGTTATAAATATATTCTCTTTTTGTGAAATAATAACAATcacatttataataatatatatattaaatttaaattgtattataactataatttataggaaaaattacataaattaatacattttaaaaaataattactgattttagcgatactttttgtttattaccatttatagcaatgttttgttaaatctgtaatatgtattaaacttgtattataaatgaattaaaagtgatcaagtgaaataaaaatattattgctataaatggtaaatatttttttaatatagtatatttatgtaagtttccctagtttatatttgataatttgatacacttataatacaattatattgatacacttataatacaactatatataaaaaaaaactttccaaAATTTCACCTAATGAATCATCACCATCAAACGTTCTGAATTACTAATTGATAATACTTTCTCTGTcactatttacttctcaaatattttACGTTCTGAATTATCAATGGCTAATACTCTCTCTGTcactatttacttctcaaatatatttaaatttgatttctaaatttttaCTTGTCTTTTTAAGTGATTTGTATAAATAGAATTTttcgttaaaaaaataattaccttACAAGAATCGACAACATAAAATTTCATGaatatatacatgatatacacacatacattcTCTTTCATATtaacttttaacatattaataaatcataagtaagatattaaacaaaattaatacacTTATTTGTAGAATTTA
The window above is part of the Solanum pennellii chromosome 5, SPENNV200 genome. Proteins encoded here:
- the LOC107019117 gene encoding glucan endo-1,3-beta-glucosidase 5-like isoform X1 → MMTMMSGVGCRHILILGIVTLVFITMARRCLSVGVNWGTMASHQLAAESVVKMLKENGFDKVKLFEADDQILSALIGSDIEVMLAIPNYMLQDMSTDPGMAASWVDANVSAYAYTHGVKIRYVAVGNEPFLQTYNGTYLHSTFPALRNVQEAINHAGLGPEVKAVVPLNADIYYSPDSNPIPSAGDFRPEIRDLAIQIVQYLDSNDAPFVVNIYPFLSLYANNYFPFEYAFFNGSNKPMKDGDYLYTNVFDANFDTLAWSLKKAGFPNMKIIVGEVGWPTDGDKHANIENAKRFNQGLIQHALSGEGTPTRKGKIDVYLFSLIDENTKSIAPGNFERHWGIYEFDGKPKYELAIDLSEKPLAAVEGVTYMHKRWCVLKPHLPKDAQIYLAKSVEYACSRSDCTALSYGSSCNHLSEQGNTSYAFNMYYQFNNQNSLDCDFQGLAMVTHNDPSDDKCHFPLMITDGPKVMLLHKNLVYIILAVLQGFLVVLLLVS
- the LOC107019117 gene encoding glucan endo-1,3-beta-glucosidase 6-like isoform X2, whose translation is MMTMMSGVGCRHILILGIVTLVFITMARRCLSVGVNWGTMASHQLAAESVVKMLKENGFDKVKLFEADDQILSALIGSDIEVMLAIPNYMLQDMSTDPGMAASWVDANVSAYAYTHGVKIRYVAVGNEPFLQTYNGTYLHSTFPALRNVQEAINHAGLGPEVKAVVPLNADIYYSPDSNPIPSAGDFRPEIRDLAIQIVQYLDSNDAPFVKAGFPNMKIIVGEVGWPTDGDKHANIENAKRFNQGLIQHALSGEGTPTRKGKIDVYLFSLIDENTKSIAPGNFERHWGIYEFDGKPKYELAIDLSEKPLAAVEGVTYMHKRWCVLKPHLPKDAQIYLAKSVEYACSRSDCTALSYGSSCNHLSEQGNTSYAFNMYYQFNNQNSLDCDFQGLAMVTHNDPSDDKCHFPLMITDGPKVMLLHKNLVYIILAVLQGFLVVLLLVS
- the LOC107018819 gene encoding uncharacterized protein At4g28440-like, translating into MAEQKKQKVGSKKVNQLRPLDFGVNITVKVISKKLIAQRNRIAECLVGDETGIIIFTARNDQVDLIQEGSTLALTKAKVDMFKGSMRLAVDRFGRIEIGAPASFLLEQDINMSLIEFERVDVVV